Proteins encoded within one genomic window of Setaria italica strain Yugu1 chromosome IV, Setaria_italica_v2.0, whole genome shotgun sequence:
- the LOC101770951 gene encoding peroxidase 1, producing MAVKSCVAMLIPLALLLLAGSSSVVAQLELDYYSKTCPNVEAIVREEMQKIISAAPSLAGPLLRLHFHDCFVRGCDASVLLNSTEGNLAERDAKPNKSLRGFGSVDRVKAKLEAACPNTVSCADVLTLMARDAVVLAKGPFWPVALGRRDGKVSSATEAADQLPPAFGDIPLLTKIFASKGLDLKDLVVLSGAHTLGTAHCPSFANRLYNFSSAYGADPSLDSEYADRLRIRCKRVDDKAMLSEMDPGSYKTFDTGYYRNVAKRRGLFQSDAALLTDASTREYVQRIATGKFDDVFFKDFSESMIKMGNVGVLTGVDGEIRKKCYIVN from the exons ATGGCAGTCAAGTCTTGCGTAGCGATGCTGATACCTTTGGCACTCTTGCTTCTTGCGGGCAGCTCCTCAGTAGTGGCTCAGCTGGAACTCGACTACTACAGCAAGACATGCCCAAACGTCGAGGCGATCGTCCGCGAGGAGATGCAAAAGATAATCTCCGCCGCACCAAGCCTCGCCGGTCCACTCCTAAGGCTTCATTTCCATGACTGCTTTGTCAGG GGTTGTGACGCCTCGGTCTTGCTCAACTCCACCGAGGGCAACCTGGCAGAGAGGGACGCCAAGCCCAACAAGAGCCTCAGGGGCTTCGGTTCAGTGGACAGGGTGAAGGCCAAGCTCGAGGCCGCCTGCCCCAAcaccgtctcctgcgccgacgtcCTCACCCTCATGGCCCGCGACGCCGTCGTGCTTGCCAAGGGCCCATTCTGGCCGGTCGCGCTCGGGAGGCGAGACGGCAAGGTGTCCAGCGCCACGGAGGCGGCAGACCAGCTGCCCCCTGCCTTCGGCGACATCCCGCTGCTCACCAAGATTTTCGCCTCCAAGGGCCTCGACCTCAAGGACCTCGTCGTCCTCTCGGGCGCGCACACCCTTGGCACGGCGCACTGCCCATCTTTCGCCAACCGGCTCTACAATTTCAGCAGTGCCTATGGCGCGGATCCATCCCTCGACAGCGAGTACGCCGACAGGCTCAGGATACGCTGCAAGAGAGTGGACGACAAGGCCATGCTGTCCGAGATGGACCCTGGCAGCTACAAGACCTTCGACACCGGCTACTACCGCAACGTCGCCAAGCGGAGGGGGCTCTTCCAGTCTGACGCCGCACTCCTCACCGATGCCAGCACCAGGGAATACGTCCAGCGCATCGCCACCGGCAAGTTTGACGACGTGTTCTTCAAGGACTTCAGCGAGTCCATGATCAAGATGGGAAATGTCGGTGTGCTCACCGGAGTTGATGGGGAGATCAGGAAGAAGTGCTACATCGTTAACTAG